In the genome of Labrus bergylta chromosome 7, fLabBer1.1, whole genome shotgun sequence, the window AGAAGTGTTGTGCTTTGTTTCATGAGAACAGACCAAACTTACTGAGAGTTATTAAGGGAGAAGAACGATTCTTGCCATACTAAGAAAtgcatattaagatcataattcgtGATCATCAACTTCCTAATTTATTATCAATGAGCTCATTAAGAGGATATTAAGGATATACTCTTCAATGGCCTGTTAGCTATAGAATATGGTCATGTAGATTAAGTTACAAATAAGCACTTAATTATGACTAACCAGCAGTTAGTATGCTACCAATAAGCATGCTAATGAGAACCAATTCATAGTAGATATGGTGACCTTATTGTGAAGtcttaacaaaatcaaaacGACTTTATGTAGGACTACTACAACATTATTGTGGTTGAAAAAAAGATCATAAAACCATTTTTTAGACTGATAATCTGTTCAAACTCATGGAATAAAGTAATTGTTTATTAAACTAACAGGGCAAAGACACGTGGGAACTGAAGAACTCATTTGTTTTTGCCAATTTCCAACCTTGAAGGTAAATATGGGCTTGTACTTCATATGTGCTGGCTTTCATATTGACTGGAAACACGGCTGTTtcttattaaaaaagaacaccGCCTGTTGACGTTCAGGTTTGATGAAAGGTTTTCAGCTTAACTCCTAAAATGAGAGGAAATGCAGTCTGGTCTGAGCAGCGACATCAGATCTAAAGGCTCTCTCTAATAACATCCAGAGGCCCGGTGCAGGGAGTGTGAAAGGCTGCTCACAAtagtttgcttctttttttttttttttgtaaccaacACAGGATTTTGTGTCAATTAGTCTGCACCGCTTTGCTCCTATGAATGGTGGCCTACTTTACGGGCACACAGAGGATGTGAGGCTCCTGTGACGGCCTAAGATATGGAGAAAACATGTATGAAGTCAGAGGGGTTCAGACATATTTCAGGGCTTAAAGTggagaaaccaaaacaaaacttgtTTCTCAGCCTGGCTGGGAAACACCAATCAGCAGCTTTTCATGTCCAATGGGAAATCTGAGAACTCGGCCTGAAATCTGTTTATAATGAAAACAGATGTAGGGCTGGGTGGTTCTGACTTAATACAGGTTATAATTCtgtcactgtgtgaatgttagaaAATACAGGATAAGACCTATGTGTGCagacaaaaagcaaacacagagaggggTTGAACCTGCCTGCTCTTTGGTTTTGTCTAATCGCTCCATCAGCCGGTCGGCGCTGCTTCGCTCATCATTAAGATCCTCTTCTAGCTGACCGATACGACTCTGAGGAGGGAGGAAAACATTAGAAGAGCGTCAAACCAACATTTATTTGATAAATTTATAACATCACACTGTCATGCTTCTCAGAAAAGAGGACGTGAGAAATGATGACGTGATGAGAAAACAGACTTAAAATGGTATGGAAATGTAATAAAATCAGAAAGAAAACTGCATTCAAATCATGATAACACCGAAAGACTGAAAGCTCTGTTCGGTGGATGTGAGTGTTTGAAAACAGAAGGAAAAGTGAAAGAGGACTCCTGAGAACACCCAGACTGGTCTGATAACTTTTTACAGTAAACAGCAGTTTCCTTGGTCGATTCAGAGAGTCAACACTGAGCACACTGCTATCACTGTGTAATGTTTTGTCATCAGCAGGACAAATAGTGCTGAGCTGTGAGATGTTGTTGGCTCTTTTCAGCACCCTTACAGTTCACAGGACTAAGCGAGGGCAAATACAGGCACAGGAGAAGATAAACACTCCACAACATGTGATAACCTGAAGTGTGTTTGACTGTGAGCTCTGATAAGAGGGAGGACTGTTTCTGATCGAAAGATCATCCGTTTAGAATCGTAGCATGTGCACGACAATATTACTTTTAGGCCATGGAAAATTGGAGTTGTCATTTAAAACCTCACAATCcactttgaaaatatatttatgcTTCAACTGTGAAAACCCTACGAGAAGAACATCAGACTCATGGCTGTCATGTCAAGTTTTCACCAGTGTAAGATATCATGCACTGATCCAAAACTCAAAATCTGCATCGCAAACTGAAGGAAGCTCGCGAAATCAAAGATCAATCAGAGCTGCTATTGAGACGTATACAAGGATATTCAAGAATCCTGTGTTGTTAGAGTTTGTCAGAGAGTCTACATTTAAAGCTGGGATATTAGACTCATAAATATAATGAGATGCACAATCAAAAACATAACGTTTGGTTGTAATGGTTCCTAAAGGTTGCAGTTCACCTCCATGAGCTTGACCTGCCGCTCCCGCTCCCCCACCGTGGCTGCAttcctctcctccagctcctccgcCCTCTGCTCCAGCTGCCGGCCCCTGAGCTGGGCCTCCTGCTGCTCCCTGAGACACCTCCGCAGATCCTCCTCCAGAGGAAGCAGCTGGACCCAGAACagagcacaacacaaacatgtcagaTAAGATGTAACATGCATAAAGTATGACCAGCAGTTCCTGCTATTATGGAATGGTTTAATCATTCAAACAGTGTTAAACAAATACAGAATTCTTCAAACCTGTGAGACATCCTTGACTactttttatgtttctgtttaaatCACATCCCAAAAAAAATAACCCTCCATAATCCTGTTAGCACCTAGTTAGaagtaaaatattaaaacaaaggagCCCCTCTTCATTTTCATACTGtagtcatctttttttattgccaacAAAAGACAGTTGATCTGATGAACCAGAGGGACATTGAGCACCACACCTCTTCCTGCAGTTTTTTGGCTGCCTGTCGGGATTTCTCCAGCTCTACTCCCTTTTCCTGCAGCTGTCTCCGCAGCTCGTCCAACTCCCTCTGACTCTTCTCTTTGGCCTCATCCACCTGGTTCTGAAGCACATCTGTGGACGCCTCACACTCCTCCATGATGCTATTCATCTGAACATGAAGATAAACAAAGAGCCCGACAGTGAGAAAAGTGCCCCTCTGTGGGTATGAAGCTATATGGCATTACATATCTcatatctgtttttaaaagactttaCAAGCACAAGAAGTATCCACAGTCTGTTTATGTCATGTAAGATAAACGTATTTTCTGTCCATTTGGCTCAAaaatgctgatgttttttttccagatccttctctcaccttcctctgcaGTTGCTCTACAGTCCTGTCATGCATCCTCCTCTCATCCTCCAGTTCAGCTTTTGTCCTCCACAgctcctctgtttgttttctctcctccttgAGCTTTTCCTTCAGCTCCCTGTGCTCATGATTAAGCTTGGTTAGCCTaccctgaaaaaaagaaagaaagaggtaATGGTGAGCGACAAAGCACACTTAACAACTGtcccatgtttgtgtgtgagtcattTGACTGTTTACGgtacagagaggaaaacaaatcaaaggaAAGAGGAGCTTGCATGCAGGAAAAAGAAGCTACACAGTATGCATCAGGCTGTTTCTCTAAAGCTAACAGAAACCTCCCTTTACCTGCACCTCCTCTAAGCGAGAGAGCAGCGACTGGTTGGACTGACATATCTCCTCCTCATTCCTCCTTACATCCCTCAGcgcctcctccagctgctgcttttCTCTCTGGGGAACAACATGAATATTTATAGAAAATATCAGACCATCACACATCAGCAAAGAAGAAAGGTTGATGAAACCATCTGGATGgacattttgtctgtgtttctcaCCTCCAGTTGCTTTGCTCTCTGTTCCAGCAGTCTCTCTTTGGTTTTACTCTCCTGGATTGCCAGACTCAGCTGATCCATCTTGTTGTTCTGCTCCTGCACCTTTCCTCTCAGCTGATCCTTCTCCTGGCTCAGCTCCTTCAGCTGCATCTTAGCTGCACCACTCTCCTCTTCTACCGCGACCCTCTTCTGACCCAGCAGAGCATTGCTCTGGAGGTCAGGATGAGataattaaaaatggattaaaaaaacaaatggttCAGCTTTTTATACTCAAGACAAAAGGTAAACATGCCTCTTCTGCTACCTCTTTGGCCTGCTCTAACTCCACGAGCAGCTTTTCAAGCTCGTTTTCATATTCCTCCTTCAGAGCGGCCATGTAGTTATCATGAGtttccacctcctctttcaGCGCCCCCTTCAGGGCATTCAGCTCTCTCTCCTTATGGTGCAgcacctcctcctgctcctccttcacCTGTAGCATCTCCTGAAAGTCCATCCGCAGCAGAGCCATGTCCTGACACACATCCAACAAAACATCAATACCTTGTGGCCAGTGAAGGAGACTTTCCagctgttgttgattttttgaagcttttctccctcatgtGGTTTCATTTACCTTCAGAAGGACTTCTTTTTCCGTGTATATCACCTCATCCTTCTTGGCGTGGTCCAGCTCGTCGTGCATCTCagaaagctgctgctgaaggTCTTTCATCTCCGTcttagctctctctctctctgccttcatCTGAGTCAGCCTGACAGCatgcaaaaaaatgtgcagaaaagacagaaatattgGATTTCTATATTTCATGTCAAGGGAAGACGCCTGCTTGCCCTGCTTTAAGCatttaaaaaggttgaaagaACTAGATAACAGAAAGGCATGTGCACACTTAATCCAAATGGTATTTGACTCTTCTTTCGGTCAAGTGACCTTCATCGGATCATCACAGATCACTTGACAGACCTCAGAGTACGAGCAGAAGCTTAGTAAAAGGAAGTGTATCATAGCATTGATCGAAGGCCACAGGTATACACAGGTATTCTGTTAAGCTCTGGACTGATTCATTTGATATACAAGGGGAAAGAACGTCATCTAATAAACTGTCATTTTCTGTTCTAAGGAATTTTTCAAcagtaaaaacaatataaagctacagccagcagctgttagcttagcttagcactaAGGGGAAAGCTAGCCCTGCTCAAAGGTAACACATTCAACTTATCAGAAACTCTACAGCTTATTAATTTAcataatttacacattttgtttatCCAGACAATAAAGTACAATGAAAATAGTATGTGAGTCCTTTCTGGCCTATTTGTGTGATTTCTAAGTAGAGCTAGCTACAGCTCGGCTAATAGGCAAACtgtttcctcctgtttttttcttttaagctgTATAAGCAAACAAGCTCAGCCTCTTATTGACAGAGCCCCACAGACAAAACATTTGAGTCTTGACCTTCTACATATATCTCTCTGCAACAGAACAAGAACAACTTTAATTTCGCAACTTTTTTAACAAGTTGCTGCTAATCTGTGAAAATCATTTTTCACAACCTAGCAGGTCTTCAACTGAAGGTCagggggaaaagaaagaaaagatcaCTACACATTTACCCAAATAGAGTCCAGCTAGGGAGTGAGCTAGTGAGTTGTTTTAGAGACAGTAAGCTTGAAAGCATCAGCCTCACTATAACTGAGGTTACTGACCGATTCAAAGTTTCCTGCTCTTTAAGATGTAAAAATGTAGACATGGCATAGTTCAGTCATCATTGTTGACTGTGTAAACTGAGAGTAGAGGTCAGGTCCTCACTCTTGTTTGGTGGACACTAGTGCCGCCTCGATCCCAGCCAGTCTGTCCCTGAGATTGCAGAGCTCTTCCTGACTTTTGGCCAGCTCttcctgaagtttcttcttctctgtccgGGCCTTTTCACAAGCTTTGGCAAGAGTCTTTTCATTCTGCACCAcgcaacagaaaacagaaacaggaacgTCACTCAATGGGACAGGAAGTGAGTGTTTTAGAAATGAATCAGCAGGATGGAACAGTACTTAACCTTTATCTCAGTTTCCAGTTTTTGCCTTAACTCAGACACTTCTTTCTCCAGTGTGACTTGTTTGTCCTGTAAAAGCTTCACCTTAGCTGCAGAACCCTACATGTGAGAGAAAGGAGACGTCCAGCAACACGGTGTCAGCGTTATGGTCGGACAAACACATTCAGTCATGCTGAACAAGGATCAACACTGGTGAAGAATTTCGCCccaacacacactttctcctccagctcctccaaaTTTTCAGCCATCTTCCACTTGATCTTGTTGACTCTTTCAAGCAGCAGGTTGACTTTCTTCTGAGTGGTGGAGTCATCGTCAGTCGTCCTAAGaatcaataaaaatgatttacaaTCCCTCCATCAAAAGTTCTCTCAGGGTTTAATCATAAAGTAAAATGTTGTCTAACGAAGACAGTGCAGAATGTTTCAGTGGAGCGAATGAAACACCGGTACCTGACACGCCACAGCCTGGCAGTGATTCTTGAATAAAACCGCCCTGCTTAAGCACATATATTTACAAAGTACTGACGGGTCTTAAAACTTTTCCGTGTGAAGAAGATATTTTATCAGGGGAAACGAGAACATGCCCTGCATTCCTGACTGCAGTGTGAGCACACACAGCTGGAGCAGCACCCCGTTATCTGACCACATTACATGATCACAACCACAAGCTAATCACCTAAAGGCGGCTGTAGGGTAAACTAAATAAACATGGCAAAGCAATGTTTTAGTTTGAACATTACTTTAAAGTGGGAATGCGAACGTATTTATCAAGCTTTTTTTGATTAATAATCTGACATCTTCAGAAAAAGGCATCACTTCTTGTTTTGCTTAGTTTTCAatgagaagattgataccacTAATCCTTTCATATATCACATACAAAGCTACATCTTGTATAATTTTTAGCTTAGCTTGTTTGAGCTTAGCATAACAACTGAAGACAGGTTAAAAAGACTTAAATACTACTTGCCTCTTTATTTAAAGTCCCAATGAAATGGAACTTCAAGAGTATCCGACTGTCGTGACATGTTTCTAACTGAAACGGGATTGAACCAATCATAAGGTTTATCCCAAGGCGGAAAATAAcgttgggatgaatttgattagctttttcatgcttttcaatCGACTGTGTTTAACTTGGTCGGAAAATTAGTAAACGCCTCTAAGTGCAGGACAAGTCAtaagacatttgaaatgtttagaaggaagagaaaatactgTTATTTTGATGTAAATATACTTAGAAAATTATTTATTGCGATATATTTGGCAGATAATGGACATTTAATGCAGGTATTAAAActgggaaaatgtatttttaaactaaTGGGGACTTTAAAAGCTGCAGTCATAGAACACATGACTTGCTCTTGTGCTAAGATAAGCTAAGTGGCGACTGCCTGTACCTTCATATTTTAGGAATCGACAGAAGTGTTGTCAATATTCTATTAAATCTCAGCAAGAAAGCAAATAACCGTATTTTCCAAAAAATTTGGAGCAACTTTCACAAAGTTCTCAGTCTTATGGGGCACTTACCCGTCCTGAAGGTACGTGAACAGCATTTGCCTCGTTGTGTCTTCAGTTGAGTCCACAGACAGTTCTTGCTGTCCTTTCAGAAGATCAGGAGTCACCTGGTTAGGAAATATACAGCAATAAACACACcctttgtaaataaatactgtgCCTTGGTGCAAATCTCTTTACCTGTGCATCTCTGTCATCAGATTCATCCATCTGGTCACTGCACAATGTGGAGATGAACGgtttctctgctctctgaaGATGTTTGACAGCCTGTGGAGGGCTCATCTCTTTTCCATTTTGAACACTATTAAGGGTGCTGGGCCTGTTCTCTTCCTTCTTGCTCCCATAAGAGGCTTCCCGGCTGAGGAGCCGAGCTCTGGCCGACCCCGGAGGATATATCCCACTTGGAGTCTCGCCCCTGATACCCTTCAGAGAGGACGCTCTGCTGGAGGAACAGGAGGACGACGAGGATTCAGATGTTCTGCTGCTGTCCACGCTGCGTGACCTTCGACACTGCTCTGGGTCCAACCTGTTCCTcgggcctcctcttcctctccgcTGGCTGCTGTTGAACTGGCTTATAAGCTTCCCTACGGAAAAGATGGAGTCTGTGTCCACTGTGTTTGGGGACCTCCCAGGGAGCTGTCGACTTAAGGAAGACTCTTTATTTTGGACCACCTCCCCCTGGTCTCCCTCTGGGCCTTCAGCAGGCAGGGGGATCCTGGGTTTAGTAGAGGGGGTTGTCTCTTGATGAAGAGCCATGTTTGGCTGTGCTAGTCGAGCTTTTGATCCTTTTGAAGGAACAACTAGGTTCAGGTTATTTCTCTCAGGGTCATAAGGTCGCAGAATCTCAGGATGGTTCTGATAATGAAACCCAGCGGAGGATGCAGTCCGTTGTGACTCATGTGATGGAGAGTCCACAGACCTCCTCACCATGCCCGGGTTATACCCAGCCTGGTGAGTGATCACAGAGATGTCCTGGTGGATCTCCTGGCCGGAACTGTTCAGAACCACAAAGGGTTGACCTTTGATCCCTTGGACCTGGACCCTGACTCCAAACATGCTGTCCTGGCTCCGCTGTATCCTGATGTCTGGAGAGCTGCTCAGTTGCTGAGACTCCATCTTGGACAAACAAATGAACTggtgaaaaacaaacctgtgttACAAAATAACACTGAAGAAAAGTGATCTTGCTGCATGGGAAGGTGAGCGGTCAAAGAGAGTGTTTACACAACATAGGAGCGAAGGGAGCCACACAGGGACACAATGATAGACGTCCATGCGACTCCTAACACAGCTGCACTCAGTAAAAGAGCGAATAAATGGAGACTGACAATAGCCTGATAATGCAGTGCAATGAGAACAGCTCGCTCTGTGTGCTCATGACAGTCTACTATTGTACAGCTGAGACAACTGCATGACGACTACAACCGACCGAGGTTTCCAAGGTGTCGTCATCCAGTTCATGGTATGACACTCAAGGAAAGTGCTTATCAACAAATGTGTTACTGTGAGACTGAAACACAAGAGGGGTTATGAAGCAGACAAAACGGTATCCTCTTAAGAGCGCCATCCTGAGTGTAGTCATTCAAGTTCTTTACAAAACTCAAGCTGCTCATTAATagaaaataaagactgattttagtttttattatgAAGGCTTTATCATAAAACCTATTGATGGTTTATAAAGAAAATGCTGGTGTTTAAAGATcagtgaatacattttcaacatttaggTTTCAAGTGAGGAAATAACTTGTATTTTAATTGTCATAATGGATGAATCCACAGACTTTTCTCTAGATCCATCATTTggtctaaaatgtaaaaaacccAAAGTTGTGTCTTtacaagtcttttttttgtttggtgttgAACCAAACACACCCAGTTTAATATGACACAacttagaaaaaaaggaaatctctATTTCtgagaggatgaaaacaacatcatctgcatagaaaaactacttttaattaatttggCTACCGAAAATATTTTGCAATCATCTTTCTCTTGATAAAATAGTCTAATCGTTTATGCTCTAGTATCCCAGGTTGTGGAAAATCCCCCTCCAGCATGATAACTTATTTGTCCCTGTTGCAAAATTAATCAGAATGACCATCATATTAATTTATTAGGCTACTGTTTTTAAGAACGTAAGTTTCAGCATCGACTGCTAAATGATCATAAAGACAGTGAATGGCTTTTCTATGATGTTTTAAAGAATGgataaaattatcaaaaaaaggaaattaaaaaccAATAGCAGGATTTAATACAACCCAACAACCCAAATGGTGTTTATCTCATAAATCGATTATAGctataaattatattatatatatatatattatagtaaaacattacaaaacaacCTACTTATCATCAATAACTCATATGGGAACAACTTTTAGTCCAACAGTGATAACTGAGATAACTGTGTACGTTAAGTTGAGTGGCAAATGTCAAACTACGGTCCAATGCTATTGGCCATTGTGCAAACAGGATTTTGATTTAATAAGTGTTTTAAAGTTGAATTCAGCTTTAATATGTGAATAGGCTAcaagtgtgtgcatgcattatTTGCAGCGGATCTGCGTTTATCCGGTTTGACTGAACTTCACTTCACCTCACTCTGTTTTAACAACATGACTTTAAACAAATAGTTCACGGTCAGGAAAAGTAGGCTACACAATGAAGACGTGAAATAAACTCGTGTTATTACATAAACTCCGTCCAATCATTACAGGAGTAGTAGCCTCTAACACTGGCAGATCAAGTGAAAGAGgcagaaaacagtttaaagttaaTTACGATACAATAAGTCTCCACTTAAAAACAACGACAGGCTACACAAAACTCACAAAAGCGatcattttattgtctttaagAGGAAACGCAAAGATATCGACCCGAGTTGAAACTTACCGGCGGCTGTGTCCAGTCGGAGAGTTGAActgaatcctcctcctcctcctcctcctcctcctcctccgtgtCCGCTCTCACTGTCCTGCCTCCACCCGGACACGATGATCACACTGGCCTCTGAGAGAGGCGTTCACTGCCTGCATCGTGTCCGATGTTTAAAACATAGGCCTACGCCTTAAcacttaaaaatgatttaatatcCACAATATGAAAGTCAAACTGGTTCGAAGAATAGAATCGTAAATCACACTGGGATTTTCTGATTATAAAGCCTGATAGGTTTGTGGGACATATTTGTAATTTGAGGACGCCACAACGgaatgtttgcatgtgttttatgTTAAGTCTCTGCCCATGAAGGAAAATAACTGCTAcatttgagttttcttttctttttttctcctaaatGCAAGCCCTGTTGTAAATAGACCACGAGTCATGTATTATtagcctctttttttaatgggaaTGTGTTCATTAGAGCATGGATGGTTAGGGAGCTGAtaagaaatgagaaaacaagGAGAAACACAAGCAAGAAAGGTCTCCATAACCTGTCAAGTTGTGATATGGTCAGGACCTCAAGGCCAAAGTAGGGCAACTTTAATTATTTAGTATTGTTGAGAGTGTCAGTCACAAGTCATTTTAATAAAGCTCCAGTATTTGGATATTTGTTGGATTTGCACTTCTACGGCAGTAAAGGTTTTGAGTACTTATTCTAACACAGTGCCAAACTGTAGCACTTTAAGTGTATGCATGCACGCTTCACtccaataaaatataaaacagaagaCACAGACTCAAACtatttgaaaaatgacatttattgCTACATTATTATTTTGACACATGCCTGTAGGCTACTTCAAACtgtacacatactgtacatgttatGATAGGAGTATTTTTGATTGTTATTAAGTATTGTGATAATAAAACAAGACATCCATTATTCTGTAACACTGTATTGCTCAGAGCATGAAATGTGTTAATGTCTAGTTAAACTGCACAAAGAGGGTTTTCATTTGTAAAATCAGA includes:
- the LOC110004133 gene encoding cingulin-like protein 1 isoform X1, whose product is MESQQLSSSPDIRIQRSQDSMFGVRVQVQGIKGQPFVVLNSSGQEIHQDISVITHQAGYNPGMVRRSVDSPSHESQRTASSAGFHYQNHPEILRPYDPERNNLNLVVPSKGSKARLAQPNMALHQETTPSTKPRIPLPAEGPEGDQGEVVQNKESSLSRQLPGRSPNTVDTDSIFSVGKLISQFNSSQRRGRGGPRNRLDPEQCRRSRSVDSSRTSESSSSSCSSSRASSLKGIRGETPSGIYPPGSARARLLSREASYGSKKEENRPSTLNSVQNGKEMSPPQAVKHLQRAEKPFISTLCSDQMDESDDRDAQVTPDLLKGQQELSVDSTEDTTRQMLFTYLQDGTTDDDSTTQKKVNLLLERVNKIKWKMAENLEELEEKGSAAKVKLLQDKQVTLEKEVSELRQKLETEIKNEKTLAKACEKARTEKKKLQEELAKSQEELCNLRDRLAGIEAALVSTKQELTQMKAERERAKTEMKDLQQQLSEMHDELDHAKKDEVIYTEKEVLLKDMALLRMDFQEMLQVKEEQEEVLHHKERELNALKGALKEEVETHDNYMAALKEEYENELEKLLVELEQAKESNALLGQKRVAVEEESGAAKMQLKELSQEKDQLRGKVQEQNNKMDQLSLAIQESKTKERLLEQRAKQLEREKQQLEEALRDVRRNEEEICQSNQSLLSRLEEVQGRLTKLNHEHRELKEKLKEERKQTEELWRTKAELEDERRMHDRTVEQLQRKMNSIMEECEASTDVLQNQVDEAKEKSQRELDELRRQLQEKGVELEKSRQAAKKLQEELLPLEEDLRRCLREQQEAQLRGRQLEQRAEELEERNAATVGERERQVKLMESRIGQLEEDLNDERSSADRLMERLDKTKEQTDQIRNELMQERAIRQDLECDKLSLERQNKDLKGRVTHLEGSQRNNQDSLLSKLNCRIQELEERLQGEEKHNNSLQQANRRLERKVKEMKMQADEEHVNLLSQRDQLTQRLKTAKRQMDEAEGEIERLEHSKKKLQRELDEQIEANEQLHGQMSALRNEMRRKRKSPPLSKAVEDNVKDEDDYGSDS
- the LOC110004133 gene encoding cingulin-like protein 1 isoform X2, whose translation is MESQQLSSSPDIRIQRSQDSMFGVRVQVQGIKGQPFVVLNSSGQEIHQDISVITHQAGYNPGMVRRSVDSPSHESQRTASSAGFHYQNHPEILRPYDPERNNLNLVVPSKGSKARLAQPNMALHQETTPSTKPRIPLPAEGPEGDQGEVVQNKESSLSRQLPGRSPNTVDTDSIFSVGKLISQFNSSQRRGRGGPRNRLDPEQCRRSRSVDSSRTSESSSSSCSSSRASSLKGIRGETPSGIYPPGSARARLLSREASYGSKKEENRPSTLNSVQNGKEMSPPQAVKHLQRAEKPFISTLCSDQMDESDDRDAQQELSVDSTEDTTRQMLFTYLQDGTTDDDSTTQKKVNLLLERVNKIKWKMAENLEELEEKGSAAKVKLLQDKQVTLEKEVSELRQKLETEIKNEKTLAKACEKARTEKKKLQEELAKSQEELCNLRDRLAGIEAALVSTKQELTQMKAERERAKTEMKDLQQQLSEMHDELDHAKKDEVIYTEKEVLLKDMALLRMDFQEMLQVKEEQEEVLHHKERELNALKGALKEEVETHDNYMAALKEEYENELEKLLVELEQAKESNALLGQKRVAVEEESGAAKMQLKELSQEKDQLRGKVQEQNNKMDQLSLAIQESKTKERLLEQRAKQLEREKQQLEEALRDVRRNEEEICQSNQSLLSRLEEVQGRLTKLNHEHRELKEKLKEERKQTEELWRTKAELEDERRMHDRTVEQLQRKMNSIMEECEASTDVLQNQVDEAKEKSQRELDELRRQLQEKGVELEKSRQAAKKLQEELLPLEEDLRRCLREQQEAQLRGRQLEQRAEELEERNAATVGERERQVKLMESRIGQLEEDLNDERSSADRLMERLDKTKEQTDQIRNELMQERAIRQDLECDKLSLERQNKDLKGRVTHLEGSQRNNQDSLLSKLNCRIQELEERLQGEEKHNNSLQQANRRLERKVKEMKMQADEEHVNLLSQRDQLTQRLKTAKRQMDEAEGEIERLEHSKKKLQRELDEQIEANEQLHGQMSALRNEMRRKRKSPPLSKAVEDNVKDEDDYGSDS